One window of Nostoc sp. C052 genomic DNA carries:
- a CDS encoding AbrB family transcriptional regulator: MNQSPSVTPNLEEHTHENPIVTKQQLFGKQLIVLILEMLLALPLGLLLAKFQIGRIAWIFGGIAAGTLVLQGCRILYQYSPQPNRTARKVGMALVGLTVGASNTHANLASVASGIPIFIFLTLFLLLSGSCIGYIYSRISKTNLLTAMLATVPGGVGIMAAIAADYNKNVSLVALVQAIRVTSVVVLIPFIARTSAGSYYPQTLSINSTWLNVDPSQLELLLLVLLITGLVVYPAILFKIPAGDFFGALLIGIGFNPLLHSLPFVGDISFSPPPLINLLGQMLLGITIGEYWGDKPNFKKQTVGYALISVGMTLVAGAIAAILAMQLTSWDWLTCLLVTAPGGSAEMILVSLALNHNVEIVTTGHLVRLIAINSSLPLWVFLFRRLDEQFSEPV; this comes from the coding sequence ATGAATCAAAGCCCAAGTGTGACTCCCAACCTGGAAGAACATACTCATGAAAATCCTATTGTTACCAAACAGCAGTTATTTGGAAAGCAACTAATTGTCCTGATCTTGGAAATGCTTCTGGCATTACCTCTGGGTTTACTCCTTGCCAAGTTCCAAATTGGCAGGATTGCCTGGATATTCGGGGGGATTGCCGCTGGTACACTGGTTCTTCAAGGGTGTCGAATTCTTTATCAATATTCCCCCCAACCTAACCGCACTGCTAGAAAAGTCGGAATGGCACTTGTCGGCTTAACTGTTGGTGCTTCCAATACCCACGCGAATCTAGCTAGTGTTGCTTCTGGTATTCCCATTTTTATTTTTCTTACCTTGTTTCTGCTGCTGAGTGGTAGCTGTATTGGTTACATTTACTCCCGCATCAGCAAAACCAACCTATTGACTGCAATGCTGGCTACTGTCCCAGGTGGTGTGGGAATTATGGCAGCGATCGCCGCTGATTACAATAAAAATGTTAGCTTGGTTGCCCTAGTTCAGGCGATTCGCGTCACCTCTGTAGTTGTTCTAATTCCCTTCATCGCTAGGACATCAGCTGGTAGTTACTATCCCCAAACACTCTCAATCAACAGTACTTGGCTCAATGTCGATCCATCTCAACTAGAATTACTCTTGTTAGTACTGTTAATCACTGGATTAGTAGTTTATCCAGCAATATTGTTTAAAATTCCTGCTGGTGATTTCTTTGGTGCATTGTTGATTGGCATCGGGTTTAATCCTTTGCTACATTCGCTGCCTTTTGTGGGTGATATTAGCTTTAGTCCGCCGCCCTTAATTAACTTATTGGGTCAAATGCTCTTGGGAATTACTATTGGTGAATATTGGGGAGATAAACCCAACTTTAAAAAGCAGACTGTTGGCTATGCCTTGATATCTGTAGGCATGACCCTTGTAGCTGGAGCGATCGCTGCTATACTTGCGATGCAATTAACCTCTTGGGATTGGTTAACCTGTCTGCTAGTCACAGCACCAGGAGGATCGGCAGAAATGATCCTGGTTTCTCTAGCATTGAATCATAATGTTGAAATTGTGACAACGGGTCATTTAGTGCGACTGATTGCGATTAATAGTTCCCTACCACTTTGGGTGTTTTTGTTTCGCCGTCTGGATGAGCAATTTTCTGAACCAGTTTAA
- a CDS encoding DUF1838 domain-containing protein, translating into MVAQIQELEAQHWVKTRSSLDPSESTFLIWKGKIYAFIPGEKRQLLFKILGLSVSRCIPTAEGSWDFTSRELTYYLNPKTDEVLSKWENPWTGETVPVIHVANNPVQGRFEGNFPAQIDGDSTTFVFDIFPHYPNPLADDPKFAEYSPNPIYQAAELFKLTVPTADLFNPALSSVSQLKLSWDRIGQWLPWMKMGDRPGQLIYSAVGSKVNGLTELPPVLQDEINNRIPLYKKAPKALIDGEDMTSWLYFQKHFQAYLAGEIFPLPQAEEL; encoded by the coding sequence ATGGTTGCCCAAATCCAAGAACTTGAAGCCCAGCACTGGGTTAAAACTCGTTCTTCCCTCGATCCTAGCGAATCTACTTTCCTGATTTGGAAAGGTAAAATTTACGCTTTTATCCCCGGTGAGAAAAGACAACTCCTGTTTAAAATCCTGGGATTGAGTGTTAGCCGATGTATTCCCACAGCAGAAGGTAGCTGGGATTTTACTTCTAGGGAACTAACTTATTACCTCAATCCAAAAACAGATGAGGTTTTATCCAAATGGGAGAATCCTTGGACAGGCGAGACAGTTCCGGTGATTCACGTTGCTAATAATCCCGTGCAGGGAAGGTTTGAGGGAAATTTTCCCGCACAAATAGATGGTGACAGCACAACCTTCGTTTTTGATATATTTCCCCATTACCCTAATCCCTTAGCAGACGATCCCAAATTTGCTGAATATAGCCCTAATCCAATTTATCAGGCAGCGGAATTGTTTAAATTAACAGTCCCAACCGCAGATTTATTCAACCCAGCACTCTCCTCAGTTTCTCAACTCAAACTGAGTTGGGATCGGATTGGTCAATGGCTTCCTTGGATGAAAATGGGCGATCGCCCCGGTCAACTTATCTACAGTGCTGTTGGCAGCAAAGTCAATGGTTTAACAGAACTGCCCCCAGTGCTGCAAGACGAAATTAATAATCGTATTCCTCTATATAAAAAAGCCCCAAAAGCATTGATAGATGGCGAAGATATGACTTCCTGGTTATACTTCCAAAAGCACTTTCAAGCATACTTGGCGGGTGAAATCTTCCCGCTTCCTCAAGCAGAAGAGTTGTAA
- a CDS encoding retropepsin-like domain-containing protein: MNTKPSKIERDEILKWLNRNRQMLLDLYKNQYIAYNTNGIIAHSENLREVLALANAAKQPFLIYLVPRRTASIEILPIRFRTVARHDWQPNYSVFLKHGDIESNTTMLVDSGAELSLISLKVGQDLGYALADSESTLLAETIGGRVEYVLRNVEMTIDEHNFITPVAWLQTNTGGEQLLLGREVVFDKFNIEFRQAEEQIIFTWREDLKS, from the coding sequence ATGAACACAAAGCCCTCTAAAATAGAAAGAGATGAAATACTTAAGTGGTTGAATCGTAACCGCCAGATGTTATTAGATTTGTATAAAAATCAATATATCGCTTACAATACAAATGGAATAATTGCTCATAGCGAAAACTTACGAGAAGTTTTAGCATTAGCTAATGCTGCAAAACAGCCTTTTTTAATTTATCTAGTTCCGCGTCGCACTGCTTCTATAGAAATTTTACCAATTCGCTTCCGCACCGTTGCTCGCCATGATTGGCAACCAAATTATAGCGTATTTTTAAAACACGGAGATATAGAATCTAATACAACAATGTTAGTAGATTCTGGTGCTGAATTAAGTTTAATTTCATTAAAAGTTGGTCAAGATTTAGGCTATGCTTTGGCTGATTCAGAATCAACTTTGTTGGCAGAAACTATAGGTGGCAGAGTTGAGTATGTTTTACGTAATGTCGAAATGACAATTGATGAACATAATTTTATTACTCCTGTCGCCTGGTTACAAACCAATACAGGCGGAGAACAATTGCTTTTAGGGCGAGAAGTTGTATTTGATAAATTTAATATTGAATTTAGACAAGCTGAGGAGCAAATTATTTTTACATGGCGTGAAGATTTGAAATCATAA
- a CDS encoding Uma2 family endonuclease: MYQTDPPRPAKETLPTMYDLPSEYPEDSGLPDEFHLFQPQLLRETFCPPNYPAEEVFVATDLNLYYDLRHTLWYKRPDWFAAVGVSRLYEQQNLRLSYVIWQEGVAPFVVVELLSPGTEKEDLGQTLREINQPPTKWEVYERILRVPYYIVFDRYTDKLQVFQLVADRYSEFDLSTPRVWMPGLELGLGLWQGSYQGIERLWLRWYDASGNWLPTPLERESQRANRLAAQLRELGVNPDEL, encoded by the coding sequence ATGTACCAAACAGACCCGCCTCGTCCTGCAAAAGAAACCCTACCCACCATGTATGATCTTCCCAGTGAATACCCGGAGGACTCTGGTTTGCCTGACGAATTTCACCTTTTTCAACCCCAACTTCTGCGCGAAACCTTCTGTCCACCTAACTATCCAGCAGAGGAGGTATTTGTTGCCACTGACTTAAACCTTTATTATGACCTCCGGCATACACTGTGGTACAAACGCCCGGACTGGTTTGCTGCTGTGGGAGTTTCGCGTCTCTACGAACAGCAAAACTTGCGTCTGAGTTATGTCATTTGGCAAGAAGGAGTTGCTCCTTTTGTAGTGGTAGAATTGCTTTCTCCTGGTACTGAAAAAGAAGACTTAGGACAAACTCTGCGGGAAATAAACCAACCACCGACCAAATGGGAAGTTTATGAGCGGATTTTGCGAGTTCCTTACTACATTGTATTTGACCGCTACACTGACAAACTCCAAGTGTTCCAATTAGTTGCAGACCGCTACAGCGAATTTGACTTGAGTACCCCACGAGTATGGATGCCTGGTTTGGAACTGGGCTTAGGACTTTGGCAAGGTTCTTACCAAGGAATTGAGCGATTATGGCTACGTTGGTATGATGCCAGTGGGAATTGGCTTCCCACACCCCTGGAACGAGAAAGTCAACGTGCTAACAGATTAGCAGCACAACTGCGAGAGTTAGGCGTTAACCCTGATGAGTTATGA